The DNA region GACCTCATCGAAGGGCTGATCGGGGCTGAGGTAGCCCAGGGGCGGGGTGAGGCTCGCCAGGACCGGGGACACTACCAGCTCGATGTCGCGGAACGACGCGGCGTAGGCGTGGCGGAGGCGGGAGAGCCGGTACAGGACCGCCGGTGCGCGCAAGGCGGTGCCGCGGAAGCGGGCGGCCAGGCCGCGGGTGAACGGGTCCAGACGGGCGGGGTCGAAGGTGCGGTCGAGGGTGAATTTGCCGGTCAGGCCCAGCAGGTACGCCAGCATCGCCCAGTAGGTGGCGAAGTCGTCGGCGAAGCCGCGATCCACCGGGTAGGCGATGGGGCGCACCTCGTGACCGAGACTCTCCAACAGTGCGACGGTGTCGTCGTGGACGGCCCGGACCTGCGGGTCGAGGGGCGCTCCGGTGATGGGCTCGGTGAGCACGCCGATCCGCAGGCGGCGTTGCGCGGGCCCCTCGACCAGGCCGACCGGCGGCAGCGCCGGGTTGCGCCAGAAGCGTTCGGCGGCAGCGAAATACGTGGCGCTGTCGCGGACGGTGCGGGTGAGCACGCCCTCCGAGATCAGGTTGATGGGCATGGAGCGGGCCTGCGGGCCGTCGATGTGGCGGCCACGGGTCGGCTTCAACCCGACCAGTCCGCAACAGGCGGCGGGGATGCGGATCGAGCCGCCGCCGTCGTTGCCGTGCGCGATCGGGACCACGCCGGCGGCGACCATGGCCGCCGAACCACCCGAGGAGGCTCCCGAGGAAAACCCGGTGGCCCACGGGTTGTGCGTCGGTGCGGCATCGGCGAATTCGGTGGTGGCGTTGAGCCCGAACTCCGGCAGCGTGGTCTTGCCGAGCACGGTCATACCGGTGCTGAGGAACTGTTTCGTGAAGGGGCCGTGCGCTTTCGCGGCCTGCGCCCGCCAGGCGGCGCTGCCGTGCTGGGTGGGCAGCCCCGCCACATCGGTGTTGTCCTTGACGTAGGTGGGCACGCCGTAGAGCAGCGCATCGCGGTCGGCCGACACCAGCGGCGTATCCATGTCCACCACGAGCGCGTTCAGCTCCGGATTCACCCGTGTCGCCCGCTCGCGGGCCGCCTTGGCGACCTCGGCGGCGCTGAGTTCGCCGCGCCGGATCAGCTCGGCGATCGCGACCCCGTCGTGCTCGCCGAGCGCGTCGTCGGTGAAGGCGTGAACTCGCACTGCCATGAACGGGCCTCCTCGTCGATACTCGCGCACCCGACCGTACCCCGTAACTGGACGCACGAATAGAAGGATGGGTGACTCGGCCAGAACTGCCGGGCCACCAACCGAATTCGATGACGGGGTCCTCGCCTCATCATCGCTCCGACCGGCCGCTATGCGTCAGTTCTGGCCGGGAAGACCGCGAAGGTGCCGAGCGCCTTGGCGACGAGCCGGCCCTCGTTCCGGATTTCCGACTCGAGGGCGATGACGCGCTTGCCCCGGTTGATCACCCGGGACTCACACTCGACCACGCCGCCGCGCACCGCGGCGAGGTAGACGATCTTCACCTCGATGGTGGCAC from Nocardia tengchongensis includes:
- a CDS encoding amidase gives rise to the protein MAVRVHAFTDDALGEHDGVAIAELIRRGELSAAEVAKAARERATRVNPELNALVVDMDTPLVSADRDALLYGVPTYVKDNTDVAGLPTQHGSAAWRAQAAKAHGPFTKQFLSTGMTVLGKTTLPEFGLNATTEFADAAPTHNPWATGFSSGASSGGSAAMVAAGVVPIAHGNDGGGSIRIPAACCGLVGLKPTRGRHIDGPQARSMPINLISEGVLTRTVRDSATYFAAAERFWRNPALPPVGLVEGPAQRRLRIGVLTEPITGAPLDPQVRAVHDDTVALLESLGHEVRPIAYPVDRGFADDFATYWAMLAYLLGLTGKFTLDRTFDPARLDPFTRGLAARFRGTALRAPAVLYRLSRLRHAYAASFRDIELVVSPVLASLTPPLGYLSPDQPFDEVFDRLLNYVTYTPLANVTGAPALSLPMGASADGLPIGMMFSAAHGDERTLLELAYSLEAARPFRRIQQ